The window atatgcCATGACATTTTGGTATATGCTCCATCCTTTTCCTAGTAATTATCTCCGACATGTAACGACTTTGGTAGAAAAAAATCCAACCCAATACTTTTTTTCGTAGgttcaatattttttggtCATGTTCTTTTTTGTCTTTACATTAAAGGTCCCAAACTTTtaatttggtaattttttgaataacatttaaaattatacacgTCTACTTGGGAAACATTATCCAATTCAATATATGGATCGATGGATTTCTACCAATCaagatgataaagtaaaaaaaagagagaaaaagaaatggatGTTTCAATTGAAAAGGTTGAAATTGCTAAAGTTCATTGCTTTTTGGAACACATTTCATTGTAATGATGTGTGTTCTTTATTGCCAATATTTCataagaaaaggaaagatgTAAGTAAAAATGCCACATTTAGTAGTTCTTACCCTTTTCCCAACACCCACAAAACATAAtggaaaatgagagaaaatatgtgtatatatcccaatattttccaataaaaatcacacCCTAAAATAATTTCTCATCCGAAAAAGAACAACGTTTCTTTACCGTAATTAAATTCAAGATAACCTTTATAAATTATCGTAATCGcacaatcatatttttaatagttcAAATTGATAAAGGAGTGAGGATAGTTCAATCTTCTCAAAGAAAAACATGATTTTACAATTATAACATTCTTGAAGGTAACTAAGTCATACAGAGTAGTATTTTTTCAGAATATCTCGGGGTATATAAGTCTTTTCatcattcaataaatattaatcattttaatctttgttactaattaattaatttattctttattcactattttattttattttctattcattaattaatttactaaatatcattttattactatatttttgtatgtataaaataaatgaatcatGGACaagatattttgatttttgcaaTAATCTACTTTTATTCTCCAATCATCTACTAGTACTAAACATAAAAAAGCAAGAGTAGTCTTATTCTCCAATCTTACTTTTTATCTTTACCATTGCTTTTCATAGCTTATTTTATTGGATGTATGTGCAGCTTTCTGCCCCAAATGCATTcatgtgaaaagaaaaaataatgaaaatacaTATATCTCATTATATTTATGGCTATCATTGTATGTAtgtatttatccaaatttgcGAGTAATTTTCAtctaattgaaaaaaaaaactaagctTATTCTCTATACTGCCAAAAGAGTTTACTACTATAGACATCACCCATCACCTTGAAAAATATGAGGGATGTTGTAACCACAGAAAAATCGAAACGTGGTGTCGATTTTAGAAGTTTTATTCAtaagttaattatttattataacttCACCATTCATGCAAtgataattactaaaaaaaaagacgtacttaaataattaataatgtcaGATTAGATTATTATCAAGTTGTGGTGGGAAAGtctaatttgtttgatttaataGGCATTAGTTGGTAATTTGCATCGTTGACAAGATGAATGATGTAAACCGCACATAAATTATTTCCATCAACTTGTCATTTtcatatgtatattttatacttatataatCAAGTGCAAAGTAATATGATAAATATCAAGTTAATTTCTCCAAAGACgacaaatatattttgttttgaatcgAGGATATGTGGATGGGAAAATTATgtaaaactttaatttatttggttgTGAGTGGAGAAATGAGAAATCAACTTATGTGTGACCTATACACGTGACAGACAAATTCATAAAGTTTGAGatgacatttcttttttgactGGAATACAATGGCACAAATTGATATGTTGAGTAAGTTTATAATAACTCTTCTCATTGTTCTCTATGACAGAACTAaagtatcaatttttatttcctacGTCCATAAATTAGTACATTTTCATTcgacacaaattttatgatatagTGAATGAAAGTGAGGAACAAATAATGAGTGACTCAAATATTAATTCTAGTACTTTTATATATGAGTGGAATCAATTACTATCATgtgaaatttatttagaaaatataataaaaatgaaaataagataGGACTTAAGAAGTGTGATTTCAAGCTCACAATAGCCAAAATTTTAGGCAggcatttaaatattttttcgcGATCTTTTAAATTAACTTAGGTGCTTGtgcaaaattttcaacttCAATGGATTCGATTCTTTCCGGTCAAATTGAATCGGCGTGGCTCATAAGATTATGTAACTATACCAAAACGATATACCAAAACGACGATGTTTTAATATTAGATGGACGAGTCTACATCTAAAACGTGCCCAAAAGGTATCGTTTTCATcgtaaaaattataaaaacaaaattatgatttatctCAATCGTAATTCGAAATTGAGATGAATTTTGTGGCGTATTGATGAGGCTGGCATATTAATGATGCTGATGAAGCGGATATGACGAAtctttatataaaattgataaagcaCGAGcgagtaataaaaaatataatatattattattattattatatattactccttccatcccaaAACAATATGCGAtaacacagattttaatgctagtatatactttaataattagtaaagcaaagggatatataaaaaaaaaatttgaatattattaatgGAAATATATAGCCAATCTCGTTAGGCGaaataattttactccaaaatataaataaattatttttatgaaacacaccgaaataaacacaaaatggTTTAgtagaataattataatttacaatgaaaatctttcaaaaataaaaatgtacgGAGTAACtgactttaattaatgatCTCATAATAGTTCAACTACTCAATAATAGtcacaatatttataattaaatcattttcctATGTATCCTTACTATAAAAGGATTATGAGACTgcagtatatatatacacacacaactATCGTCCACACAAACACCACCAATCATCACCATCATATCTCCGAGAAACGACGTCGCAGCGGCAGCAATGAACGGAGTCGAAACGGTGGCGAGCTGGCTCACTCCTCCGGTCCTCTTCTGCGTCCTCAACGTAATGATCGGCGCCATTTTCCTCCGATCCAAGCTCTATCCGCCACCGCCGAGAAACGACCGCCACTTGCTCGTCCGAGTCCCCTCGTTCCTCGAGCGAGTCAGGTCGTTCAACCGGTCCGCCTACCTCCCCCCGCAGCCCGAGCCGGCGGCGCGTGAGGCCGAACAGCCTCCTCAGCCCGACGAGGCGGCGCGTGAGACACACCACGCGCCTGATCCGGTGGCAAACGCGGCGGCGCGTGGGGAGGACACGCCCAATGCGGCGGCGCGTGGGACGGACGCGCCGAGCCATGTGGTGGTGAGGACCAGGTCGGAGGCGGTGGTGAGGGCGGCGCCGGCGGCGAGGCCGCCGCTGCAGAAGTCGGCGAGCGAGAGGATCTCGGTTCtgagggaggaggaggaggagcggTGGAGGCCGGCGACGGTGAGGGAGAGGGCGGCAGGGGACGAGGAGGTGGACGAGAAGGCCGACGAGTTCATAAATAATTTCCGGCAGCAGCTCAAGCTGCAGAGGATGGACTCGATTCTGAGGGCCGGGGGCGGAAGGTAAATTCGATTTCGACGATGAAACGCAACTTAGCTAATAAGacgtttatttttttccaattaattgGTTGTGAATTTGAATTACCATTAAACTGGTAGTAACAATTTGTGATCCTATGAAAACAAATTCTATCTGATTCCATATATAGTAGTGGAATTTACAAATATGCCCTTCAGTTTGTAAGCATTTGGACAAATGTGAAAGGGTAATTTCGGCATTTCCTCTTGTTTAGgcttataataatatagatgaTTAATTCACAGAACAATAATATAAGTGTGCacattgattttttataatattccaaagctttcattatttttatataatctatttaagaaaacaaattgtaattttcaatAGATAAATGGACTTGACTTCAAATCTTCCATAACCATCAAATAAATGATTGAAATAGttgaaaaatgtgtcattttggatattatatattatgtgtTTCCCATAAAGCGTTACATGgtgaatttgttttataaagtTGGACatgcatttaaaatattggCTCCAATTATATACTGTGTGAGCTCAATAGTTATAACTAAAAGCCCAGTTCTTCcacatgaaaataataattggtctgcttattttatttagggTAGAACAAAATTGATCTGTTACTGGGCTTCGTCACTTCATAGTTTAggaatgaatatttttaagcccaaataatatatttttattttggattagtTGTATGTAATTGGCAGCCTTGATGCAATTTTCTATTATcgaaaaactaaaaatctaCATCAGGAATCTATAGCCTCTTGTACTCCTAAAGTCTCAAGACACTTATTagtgtaaaataatattttgttgaatgcaaaatatgatttcaattttctatgtTAGTATTTACTCCATCTTGGTTAGGTACTTAGGTTTACTAagataatatatagtaaaaaaatgatcaaattttggtcCGTCTCACACTTTGGTCCGTGTCACACTTTTTAAAACCTGAAAAGAAACCACGAAGTTTAAAATTCCCACTTTTATTAAATCCTTCCTTTTTTTGGCGAATTTGTGCCGCCGTAGCTGAATTTGACCATCTTTCgtgaattatttaataatttactctattttaaatatctcaattttcattatatatagtacaaaTGCGTCCAatttaactttaattaattggtaGGGTTTTTTGTTGACTTTCTATTATCAAATGTGTTTGGAGCTTTCATAGAAAAACAATTTACACATTTGCATGCatgttcataatatttaatgttgaaaacatgattaatttggttttggttGATTCTAAAGGGAACAAATTAGTTTGCATGATTGAGATATTCGTGGAAAGGGGACCAATGTTTAgagataattaaattctacTTTTAAGTTGTGCACGCGCGACAAAGAAGAGAAAGGGATGTTTTCACACTATTATTTCAAACTCAACATTAtatttagtagtaataatgTTAACTAGCTAGCCATCTAGTGATGATTGATTAGATCGCATGGTCCTAATCTAACTAGCATggtaaatatattcaaataaatcaaaataatgagAGAATCGACAAAAAAGTTTTGGGCAATGAGATGTGAATTGAAAACTCCAACTTTCATAGTTTTATGATGATTCTTACTTTTAGATTGTTGAGTatcaataaaatcatataaaaagtAGTACAAATTAGCTAATTAATGGACGTTTGATAGTATATGGAAAGGAAATAAACAAgtacttataaattaataaatgactTAAGGGATTTGTCTCAAGTTTTTcgatttgatttattgatttacCGAAGTATTCGCTAAACATACAGAAGTGCTCAATAAAATAGACCTACCGATCGAGCAAAAAAATGCTCCGTATTAGAGTCATTGCTAATTACCGAGCTCTTACCAAGTACCGAATAGACTTAGACAATTGGGTGGGCCGACAGTAAAGTCAAGCAGGATTGGGCTATTGGTTGAAGCAGATTCCAATTgtgtcattttttaaaacctaaaCGCAAACTAGGCACGCCAGCACGTGTCCACTAGAAACCAAGCCCAATATAGCCTAGGTCCGGGCCGGATAAAACCAACAACCACTAACTCTATCCAAGTATGAGTTAGGTTGGCCCAACCTGTCCCGACCCACTTGACAACTCTAGTACCAATTAGCAAGCACCGACGATGCTCGATAAAGCTTCGTTGCTGTCGTGTAATAATAGTGACTTTGAAATTATTAGTTCTTCCTCGTACATTTGTTTTAGAATCAAAACCTTATCCAAGTACAAAAGCTTGACACAAATAATCTCCATTCATGTCCACTTGTGAATATCATGCCTAGTCTCCAACTTTGCTACTACATAGG is drawn from Salvia hispanica cultivar TCC Black 2014 chromosome 6, UniMelb_Shisp_WGS_1.0, whole genome shotgun sequence and contains these coding sequences:
- the LOC125193146 gene encoding pathogen-associated molecular patterns-induced protein A70-like; translated protein: MNGVETVASWLTPPVLFCVLNVMIGAIFLRSKLYPPPPRNDRHLLVRVPSFLERVRSFNRSAYLPPQPEPAAREAEQPPQPDEAARETHHAPDPVANAAARGEDTPNAAARGTDAPSHVVVRTRSEAVVRAAPAARPPLQKSASERISVLREEEEERWRPATVRERAAGDEEVDEKADEFINNFRQQLKLQRMDSILRAGGGR